The Kroppenstedtia pulmonis genome has a segment encoding these proteins:
- a CDS encoding NAD(P)-dependent malic enzyme yields the protein MSSLREESLKLHREQQGKLTVRSKVSVKNADDLSLAYSPGVAEPCKEIHTNQRKVYDYTMKGNLVAVVSDGTAVLGLGNIGPHAAMPVMEGKAVLFKAFAGVDAFPLCIDSSEVDRIVDTVKLLAPTFGGVNLEDIAAPKCFVIEERLKKEVDIPVFHDDQHGTAIVTLAGLFNALKVVDKKLEEIKVVANGAGAAGIAITKLLLSLGVQDVIMCDSKGTIYQGRREGMNSVKERIANATNPRRVQGGLADAMKGADVFIGVSVEGAVTQDMIRSMNRDPVIFAMANPVPEIMPELAYEAGAKVVGTGRSDFPNQVNNVLAFPGIFRGALDVQARSINEEMKIAAARAIADLIPENELNARYVIPAPFHSGVAPRVAAEVARAAMETGQARIQLDPQEIYEKTLQLTQFSGE from the coding sequence TTGTCCTCTTTACGAGAAGAATCACTGAAGCTGCACCGTGAACAACAGGGGAAGTTGACGGTTCGTTCCAAAGTGTCCGTCAAAAATGCGGATGATCTCAGTTTAGCTTATTCGCCGGGTGTGGCAGAACCCTGTAAGGAGATTCATACTAACCAGAGAAAAGTATATGACTATACCATGAAGGGAAATCTGGTTGCTGTTGTATCAGACGGAACAGCTGTGTTGGGATTGGGGAATATTGGCCCCCATGCCGCTATGCCCGTGATGGAGGGAAAGGCTGTTTTATTCAAAGCCTTTGCCGGGGTGGATGCTTTTCCTCTCTGTATTGACTCTTCGGAAGTGGATCGGATCGTGGACACGGTGAAACTCCTTGCCCCGACCTTCGGGGGAGTGAATCTGGAAGATATCGCCGCTCCCAAATGCTTTGTGATCGAAGAACGGCTGAAAAAGGAAGTGGATATTCCGGTTTTCCATGATGATCAGCATGGGACAGCGATTGTGACCTTGGCCGGATTGTTCAATGCCCTGAAAGTGGTGGATAAAAAATTAGAAGAAATTAAGGTGGTTGCCAACGGAGCAGGAGCGGCGGGTATCGCTATCACGAAACTCCTTCTCTCCCTGGGGGTTCAGGATGTGATCATGTGCGACAGCAAGGGTACGATTTACCAAGGTCGCCGTGAAGGCATGAACAGTGTGAAAGAGCGGATTGCCAATGCCACCAACCCGAGACGGGTACAAGGTGGTTTGGCGGATGCCATGAAGGGGGCGGATGTGTTTATCGGGGTCTCTGTTGAAGGGGCAGTCACCCAAGATATGATTCGTTCCATGAACCGGGACCCTGTCATTTTTGCCATGGCCAACCCGGTTCCCGAGATTATGCCGGAACTGGCTTATGAAGCGGGAGCCAAAGTGGTGGGGACGGGTCGATCCGATTTTCCCAACCAGGTAAACAATGTATTGGCATTTCCGGGTATTTTTCGTGGTGCGTTGGATGTACAAGCACGTAGCATCAATGAAGAGATGAAAATAGCCGCCGCCCGTGCTATTGCAGACTTAATCCCGGAAAATGAGCTGAATGCCAGGTATGTGATTCCGGCGCCCTTCCATTCGGGAGTGGCTCCCCGGGTAGCGGCTGAAGTGGCGAGGGCGGCGATGGAAACTGGCCAAGCCCGGATTCAGCTGGATCCGCAAGAGATTTATGAAAAAACACTTCAACTCACTCAA